A window of Chitinivibrionia bacterium genomic DNA:
ACAACCCGTCCAAATCCATTTTTGAAAACGCAAACCATTTTTTGCCGCTGTCTTTCAAACTTGCGCCCCAATGATAAACTTCTTTGTCATCGACTATCAAAAATCTGTCGTGGCTGAGGTCGAATTCTTTTGCTTCTATCGGCGGATATTGTTTGTTGAATTTTTCTATATCTAATTTTAACTGTTTTGATATTTCTTTTGTAAAAAGCATAACTTTTACATTTTCCGCTCTCTTGGAAAATATCGTCAATGTGGCTTCATTGACATAATTGTCTATCAAAATTATGGATTTTTGCGCGGTTTTTACAATTTGGCACATTAAAACATAAGCGTCAAAAACCTCTCCCTCAAAGAAAACTCCACTTTTGGGAATGACGTCTCTGCTTTCCAGTGCGGCAAATATTTTGTCTATGTTCTGAGTGGTTTCCAGTTGTTTCAGTTCCACGTTTTCGAGACGTTGAATAAAGCCGCCGATTTGCGTTAAGGTTTTGCGCATTGCGACGAAAGCGTTTATAATTCGCACACTTACCTGCACTGCTATCGGCGTATTTAATACTGCAGAAAGCATCGCTACGCCCGCCTCGGTAAAAGCGTGCGGTCTTACAGATGAATGTTTGAGTGTTTTGAACCGGTCGCAAATTGCGACCAGTTCATTGAATTCCGTAATATCCAGTTGAAAGCGAAAATTATCGGGAAATCGCGCTATGTTTCTTTTCACCTGTTCGTTTAACCTTTTGACTTCCACGCCATATAACTCAGCCAAGTCCCTGTCTAACATCACCTGCAAACCACGAATTGTAAAAATTCGGTTTTCTATTTCGTTTGAATACAATTCTATTGAATTTGGCATTTTTTCTCCTTATTTTCAGGGTAAAATACGTTATGCTAATAACAAAAAACGAAAAGAAATGAGCCAAGGCGTGCCTTGGCTCTACTGGAAATGGTTGCCCTTACTAGTTTATATGTTACCTGTTGACACCAACCCTCAACGAATAGGTAAATCTTCTTCCGCTGATACCTGTTGCTTCAACCACAATCAAATACGTTCCATTGGCGACGAAACGTCCGTTGGTGTTGGTCAAATTCCAGACAATCGCCGACGAATGTAGGGGCGGGTTTGAAACCCGCCCGTACGGATCAGCGGCGGTTTCCGTAAACACCACATTCCCCAAATTATCCAAAATCACCAAATTCACCGTTGCTTGTTCGGGAGTAATCACCGAAATTTTCGCCACATCGGACACAATTGCGTTCTCCAACACTATGCCGTATTTGCTGTCGGTTTCGGCTCTTTGCGGGGTTCGGATTGATGTCGGGTTTGTGAAATTGGCTACGGGGGCGATGTTGCCTACGACTTCAAAGGTGTGCGTTGCATTTGTTGATAATACGCTTCCGCCTACGCCTACTGTCCAATTTACGAAGCTTGAGCCTTCGCCTGCGGTTGCGGTTATGGTTGCTTCTTCGCCGACGGCAAATATGCCGTTGCCTGAAACGCCGACTATTCCGTTGCCGTTTGTTGATACGTTTACGCGGTGGGCGTTCATAACTACGCTTACAAACATATCTTCGTTTGTTTCGTAGGCTATGCCTGCATCCGTTTCGATTATTACGCGATACGAGCGAACAACCGTTAATGGGTCATCAGAACGAGATGAACGGTTT
This region includes:
- a CDS encoding ORF6N domain-containing protein, which produces MPNSIELYSNEIENRIFTIRGLQVMLDRDLAELYGVEVKRLNEQVKRNIARFPDNFRFQLDITEFNELVAICDRFKTLKHSSVRPHAFTEAGVAMLSAVLNTPIAVQVSVRIINAFVAMRKTLTQIGGFIQRLENVELKQLETTQNIDKIFAALESRDVIPKSGVFFEGEVFDAYVLMCQIVKTAQKSIILIDNYVNEATLTIFSKRAENVKVMLFTKEISKQLKLDIEKFNKQYPPIEAKEFDLSHDRFLIVDDKEVYHWGASLKDSGKKWFAFSKMDLDGL